The window TGCAGCCGCACCAGAAGGCGACGATGATGACGGCCAGGTAGCCGCCGGTGGAGAGCACCGACAGATGCTTCTCGGTCTTGAGGTAGGTCGGCAGCCAGGTCATCAGCGCGTAGTAACCGCCGTGCGCACCCACGCCCAGGAGGCTGCCGATGATGGTCAGGCGCAGCACGTCCGGACGGAAGATGCCCAGCAGCGTGCTGGCCGCAGGCTTGCTGGCGGCCGCCTTCTGGCCGGCCAGGAAGGCGTCGGTTTCCTGCACCGAGCGGCGCACGTAGACCACCAGCAAGGCCGGCAGCAAACCGATGACGAACATCACGCGCCAGGCCATCTCCTGCGGCAGCAGCGAGAACAGCACCGAGAACAGCAGCACCGCGCCGCCCCAGCCGACCGCCCAGGCGCTCTGGACGGTGCCCATGGCCTTGCCGCGATGTTCGGCGCGGATGGTCTCGGCCATGAGCACGGCCCCGGCCGCCCACTCGCCACCGAAGCCGAAGCCCTGCAAGGCCTTGAGCACCAGCAGTTGCGGGAAGCTCTGGGCGAAGGCGGAGAGGAAGGTGAAGAAGGAAAACCAGATGATGGTGATCTGCAGCGTCTTGACGCGGCCATAGCGGTCCGACAGGGCGCCGGCGAACCAGCCGCCGATGGCCGAGGCCACCAGGGTGGCGCCGCTGATCAGGCCGGCATCGGCCTTGGAGAGGGAAAAGGCAGCGATCAGCGCGGGGATGGCCAGGCTGAACATCTGCACGTCCAGCGCGTCCAGCGCCCAACCGCTGAAGCAGGCCCAGAAAGTCTTGCGTTCCTTGGCAGTGACCTGCCGATACCATGAAAACATTGTCTCGTCCTCTAAGCTGAAGGCGTGCCGCCCAGGCTCTGCCGCCGAGGGCAAGATAGCGCAAGCAACACTTAGCTGATTGAATTATGTGGATGATGACTCATACAGACATATATATGAGTTGACGGAAGATAACACAGGCCTGCCGGTGCAACAACCCTGGTGGCGGACGTGGTGTTTTCGACAAGAGCAGGGGAGCAGGCTGCCACGCACATTGCCGTGTCGGCTTGCAAGCGTTGTGAGCGGCGCGCGGCGCGGGTAGACTGGACGACTTTCCATCACTGCGAGCCAAGTTGCACCATGCTTGACCAGACCGGCGTCGATGCGCGCCTGCCGCTTTATCTCCAGTTACGTGATCTGCTGGCGACCCAGATCCGCGCCCAGAAATGGCAGCCGGGCCAGCCCATTCCGTCCGAAGCCGAGCTGAGCCAGACCTACCAGGTCGCGGTGGGCACGGTGCGTCGCGCCATTGAAACGCTGATGGCCGAAGGCCTGGTGGAGCGCACGCATGGACGCGGCACCTTCGTGCGCAAGGCGCGCTTCGACAATTCGCTGTTCCGCTTCTTTCGTTTCGAATCGGCCGATGGCCGTCCGCTCGCGCCCAAGAGCGTGATCGTCAGCCGCAAGTTGGTGGAGGCGCCGGCGCAGGCGGCCGAGGCCTTGCAATTGAAGCCGCATGCCAAGGTGATCGAACTGCATCGCCTGCGCATGGTGGATGGGCAGCCTGTGCTGGCCGAGAACATCTACCTGTGCGCGCAGCGCTTCAAGGCGCTGGCCGACAAGGCGCCGGAAGAGTTCGGCGACCTGCTCTATCCCCTGTATGAGCGTGAATGCGGATTGATCGTCGCCTCGGCGCGCGAGACCTTGACGGTGGAGACGGTGACGGCGGCCCAGGCCAAGCTGCTGGGCCTGACGGAAAAGACGCCGGTGGTGATGATAGAGCGCATCGCCTTCGGCTCGGACGGCCAGCCGCTGGAGTGGCGGCAGTCGCGGGGCGCGGCGAGCAAGTTCAGGTATAGCGCGGAGATACGCTAGGGCCTGTTCACTTGCGCGAGCGGGTCCGCAAGCGGCCGGCGCCGGCTTCCTGGACCGAATGGACGGCCTGGCCACGCGCGCTCATGCCGGCGTCGGCGCGCAGTTCACTGAGCAACTCCGGGTGCTTGCGCAACAGGCGCAACAACAGCACCAGCGCACGCGGCGGCTGGATCTTGCCGGCCTCATAGCGGTTGAAGGCATTGATCCCTCCGCCGAACAGCAGGCTGGCCTCGCGCTGGCCCAGTTGCAGGGCCTCGCGGGTAGAGATGATTTCGGCGGGATCGATCATCCCGGCGTTGATTTCCTTATTGAAGGCCAGCGCCTCGGCCGAGATCCTGGCTTCTTCTTCGATGGTCGGCAGACACTCGCCGCAGCGCGGGCAATAGTCGCCGGTGACCGTCGCAATGACCGTGGTTTCGCCCTTGTAGGCATAGGGCAGATCGCGCGTGTCGCGGATCAGGTGCGCGCCTCCGCAATGGGGACATTTCATGTCAGCTCTCCTTGAAGGATACGATCAGCACATCATCAAGCACGGTCAACTTGACGTAGAGGACACCGTAGCGGGTGGCAGGCCGATAGACGTCTTGCCAGATACGGTGATCAGCACGGGTGGTCATGCTCTTGCAGAAATCTGCGCTGCTCAACGATGCGACGACGGCCACCATTTCCATTTCATCGATGCCCAGTGCCGCCGCACCGAGAAGAGCGGTCGCCGTTTTGCGGACCTGCCCCTGCCTGAGCAGGGACTTCACGACTGCAAGCTTGTAATGTGGGGTATGTTTTTCCATACGCATGGTAACCAAGCTGGTTATGAATGCCAAGTTGGCGGGGAACAAAGTAGTTCGAGAAAAGGGGATAAAAGGGGACCGCCTTGCGCCCCTGCAGAAAGGCTGATTCTGGCGCGCGTCCTGTGGTTTATGCGCACCACCACAGCAATACCCCGACAATCTCGATTACCATCGTCGCTCAGCCCACCACTTCTCCCAGCGCCAATGCAGACCATGCAGCAGAAGCGATCCCCACTGCCACACCTTGTCGCCGCCCCTGCGGCAGGCCTGGCCGTGTGCGGGCTGAACACCAAGAAACGGTCTCTCCGCTGACGGGGATGCCACGTCCCGTCCGGCGGATCGCCAGGCGGGATGGGATCGCATCGCATTGCTTCCAGAACTCGCCCGACCCTGCCGGCGCGACGGTTGTCCAACCACTGTTCTTCATGAGGCAAGCATGCAATCCAGTCCTACCCTCCTGTCCCACCCTGTCCCGACGACGCCCGAGGACGATGTCCTGCAGCTCTACGTCGATGCCCAGTTCGCCAGTCCCTACGCCATGTCGGTCTTCGTGGCCCTGCGCGAGAAGCAGTTGCCCTTCACCCTGCATACCCTCGACCTCGACCGCGGCCAGCAGCATGAGCCTGACTACGCCCAGCGCTCACTGACCTCGCGCGTGCCGATGCTGCGGCATGGCGCGCTGACGCTGTCGGAATCCTCGGCAATCACGGAATACCTCGACGAGGTCTTTGCCGGCCCGCGCCTCTATCCGCAGGACGCAGTGGCGCGCGCCCGCGCACGGCAGGTCCAGGCCTGGCTGCGCAGCGACCTCATGGCCCTCCGGGAAGAAAGGAATACGCAGGTGGTGTTCTATGGCGCGAAGAAGGCGGCGCTCTCGGAAGAGGCCAGCGCGGCGGCGCAGCGCCTGTTCCATTTCGCCGGGCAGTTGCTGCCCGTCGGGGCCGATAGCCTCTTCGGCCAATGGTGCATCGCCGATGTCGATCTGGCGCTCATGCTCAACCGGCTAGCCTTGCATGGCGATCGCGTGCCGCCGCACCTGGAAGACTATGCCCGCCGCCAATGGCAGCGTCCCTCGGTGCAGGCCTGGCTGACGCAGCCGCGCCCTGCGCTGTAAGCACCGCGGCGTAAAAAAAAATGGCGGCCATGATCTGGCCGCCTTGTCATCGTCCGCCTCTGAGGCGAGGCGGAACTCCACTGGAGAAATAATCGTTGACTGCGCTTAGGCAATGGCCTCGGGACGCGGGCGAGCGATCGCAAACACCACGGCCACGGCCACCAGGTCGAACGCGGCCAGCAGCACGAACAGCGGACCATAGCCGATCTGCGTGACCAGGATGCCGAAGAGCAGCGTAAACAGGGTCGCACCCAGGTAGCCGCTCATGCCGGTCAGGCCGGTGGCGGTCGCGACCTGGTTCTTGGTGAACACGTCGGAGGTGATCGAATACAGCGCGCCGGACAGTGTCTGGTGGGCAAAGCCGCCGATGGACAAGAGCGCAATGGCCACATAGGGACTATCGACAAAGCCCACGCAGGCCGGCCCGATCATGGAGAGGCTGCCCACCAGCATGACCAGCTTGCGCGAGGTAAACAGCGACACCTTCAGGTGCTTGTGGAACAGCGGGCTGAGGTAACCACCCAGCACGCAACCGATATCGGCCGCCAGGAAAGGCAGCCAGGCGAACATGGCGATTTCCTTGATGTTCATGTGGCGCTCGGTGGCCATGTACAGCGGAATCCAGGCATTGAAGGTCTGCCAGGCCGGCTCCGACAGGAAGCGCGGGATGGCGATGGACCAGAAGTTGCGGCTGCGCACGATCTTGGTCCAGCTCTCACGCTGCACCTTCTCGGGCGATTTTTCCTGGCCCTCGAGGATGTAGGCGCGTTCTTCCGGCGAGAGCAGCTTCTGGTCGCGCGGGCTCTTGTAGAACAGCATCCACAGCACGAACCAGATCACGCCCAGCGCGCCGACTACGACGAAGGACATCTTCCAGCCGCCGTGCAGGATGGTCCACACCACCAAGGGCGGTGCGCACAGCGCGCCAATGGACGAACCGATGTTGAACCAGCCGATGGCCACCGAACGTTCCTTGGCAGGGAACCACTCGGTGGAGGCCTTCACGCCGCCCGGAATGCCCGCCGCTTCGGTGATGCCCAGCAGCGCCCGGAAGAAGGCCAGGCTCTGCCAGCCAGTGGCAAAGGCGGCCGCTGCGCACACCAGCGACCAGGCCAGCGCGAAGATGCCAAAGCCGATCTTGGTGCCGACCGCATCGAGGATATAGCCCGCCACCGGTTGCATGACGGCATAGCAGATCTGCCAGGCCACCACGATGTAGGAGTATTGCTGGGTGCTCATGTCCAGCTCTTTCATCATCGTCGGGGCGGCCACCGAGAGCGTGTTGCGGGCCAGGTAATTGACGATCAGGGCGAGGGTGACCAGGGTCACCATATACCAACGGATTCCTCTTACGTACTTCATGGCGTCTCCAAAAGGATTTTTCTTCAAATCGGTCAGCGCCAGGCGCTAAGCACCCAACGCTAAGCGTCAATCGTCAAGGCGAGGACGGCTGTGCCCCTCGCGTCCCTGCGTCGGCGGTGGATGTCACGCAGGCGGGCGCGGTACGGCTGGGGTGGTGCGAAGCTCGTGCATCTGGCGAAACTGTTGTCACACCCGTCTCCACATTGTCGTTGTTGTCGCTTTATTTATACGATGTCGTATAAGTAAGCCTGTAATTAGTCGGACTAATTCCGAATGCAGGTGGACAACTCTAATGATGAGCGCCTCGGAAGTCAACCGAAATCGCGCAGATCCTGGCTGTCCGGTGCGGCTTTGCGGGGCGCTCCAGCCACCCGCCGGGAAGCCGGCAGTCAGCGCTTGCGCAGGCAGGCGTCCTCG is drawn from Herbaspirillum seropedicae and contains these coding sequences:
- the yfcF gene encoding glutathione transferase; this translates as MQSSPTLLSHPVPTTPEDDVLQLYVDAQFASPYAMSVFVALREKQLPFTLHTLDLDRGQQHEPDYAQRSLTSRVPMLRHGALTLSESSAITEYLDEVFAGPRLYPQDAVARARARQVQAWLRSDLMALREERNTQVVFYGAKKAALSEEASAAAQRLFHFAGQLLPVGADSLFGQWCIADVDLALMLNRLALHGDRVPPHLEDYARRQWQRPSVQAWLTQPRPAL
- a CDS encoding MFS transporter, with product MFSWYRQVTAKERKTFWACFSGWALDALDVQMFSLAIPALIAAFSLSKADAGLISGATLVASAIGGWFAGALSDRYGRVKTLQITIIWFSFFTFLSAFAQSFPQLLVLKALQGFGFGGEWAAGAVLMAETIRAEHRGKAMGTVQSAWAVGWGGAVLLFSVLFSLLPQEMAWRVMFVIGLLPALLVVYVRRSVQETDAFLAGQKAAASKPAASTLLGIFRPDVLRLTIIGSLLGVGAHGGYYALMTWLPTYLKTEKHLSVLSTGGYLAVIIVAFWCGCIASSQLLDRIGRRRTVAFFALACVATVLCYIFLPLSDTQMLVCGFPLGFFAAGIPASMGALFNELYPSGIRGTGVGFCYNFGRVASAGFPVLVGHMSDSMPLGQAIGIDAAIAYSLVVVAVLMLPETKGRKMETSA
- a CDS encoding GntR family transcriptional regulator; this encodes MLDQTGVDARLPLYLQLRDLLATQIRAQKWQPGQPIPSEAELSQTYQVAVGTVRRAIETLMAEGLVERTHGRGTFVRKARFDNSLFRFFRFESADGRPLAPKSVIVSRKLVEAPAQAAEALQLKPHAKVIELHRLRMVDGQPVLAENIYLCAQRFKALADKAPEEFGDLLYPLYERECGLIVASARETLTVETVTAAQAKLLGLTEKTPVVMIERIAFGSDGQPLEWRQSRGAASKFRYSAEIR
- a CDS encoding type II toxin-antitoxin system MqsR family toxin, which produces MEKHTPHYKLAVVKSLLRQGQVRKTATALLGAAALGIDEMEMVAVVASLSSADFCKSMTTRADHRIWQDVYRPATRYGVLYVKLTVLDDVLIVSFKES
- a CDS encoding MFS transporter encodes the protein MKYVRGIRWYMVTLVTLALIVNYLARNTLSVAAPTMMKELDMSTQQYSYIVVAWQICYAVMQPVAGYILDAVGTKIGFGIFALAWSLVCAAAAFATGWQSLAFFRALLGITEAAGIPGGVKASTEWFPAKERSVAIGWFNIGSSIGALCAPPLVVWTILHGGWKMSFVVVGALGVIWFVLWMLFYKSPRDQKLLSPEERAYILEGQEKSPEKVQRESWTKIVRSRNFWSIAIPRFLSEPAWQTFNAWIPLYMATERHMNIKEIAMFAWLPFLAADIGCVLGGYLSPLFHKHLKVSLFTSRKLVMLVGSLSMIGPACVGFVDSPYVAIALLSIGGFAHQTLSGALYSITSDVFTKNQVATATGLTGMSGYLGATLFTLLFGILVTQIGYGPLFVLLAAFDLVAVAVVFAIARPRPEAIA